A genomic region of Notamacropus eugenii isolate mMacEug1 chromosome 3, mMacEug1.pri_v2, whole genome shotgun sequence contains the following coding sequences:
- the LOC140532226 gene encoding mitochondrial import receptor subunit TOM5 homolog, with protein sequence MRCAGGRGVAARTQRPELIIFRIKNLGPKLDPGELKRKMRKDVVSSVRNFLLYVALLRVTPYILKKLDNR encoded by the coding sequence ATGCGCTGCGCGGGAGGCCGGGGAGTAGCTGCCCGTACCCAACGGCCCGAACTCATCATATTCCGGATCAAGAACCTGGGGCCGAAGCTAGATCCGGGGGAGCTCAAGCGCAAGATGCGGAAGGATGTGGTCTCCTCGGTCCGCAACTTTCTCCTCTACGTGGCCCTGCTGCGTGTCACACCTTATATATTAAAGAAGTTGGACAACAGATGA